In Mangifera indica cultivar Alphonso chromosome 1, CATAS_Mindica_2.1, whole genome shotgun sequence, a single genomic region encodes these proteins:
- the LOC123220622 gene encoding uncharacterized protein LOC123220622, with protein MKIKMAQEDQKCSNISTGTCGGGAGGNFVRSSKKKKPKKVPQRGFGVAQLEKIRLEEQQKKDAAIASSSANMLPTKSSSLPLPTPNFHPSTQSSSPSAIPFLADISSPTLVFRPSSSSLQIIDILNPNTVPLTNPVGWSTASLEGQENVHKLWNSSEFNIEKESSGVDQGSAFLSNLNHFSHESIPMWPLPIQRAEQFQHHPSSVVNESSALNFQMEPPSNQSYYGNYTPMWPEKRKMVGMKRSYPFPLDNPLGVSSLHGKYPPIVHPRISRSEDSASRGCSGHTLNFEPVGTLLREGSSCSTFMLEPNNSQKSIKENGPLLTLAPLTTNSMSEGSKIRHPQPYLAFHSTEFPDFESQPYQGNVEDPILQPEPGRPSHQQPYYSFFPQAVAEIDQATGRVNNRNNGEVGESVDLNLKL; from the exons atgaaaataaaaatggctCAAGAAGATCAAAAGTGTAGCAATATTAGCACCGGTACTTGTGGTGGTGGTGCTGGCGGCAATTTTGTTAGATCTTCCAAGAAAAAAAAGCCTAAAAAAGTCCCACAAAGAGGATTTGGTGTGGCTCAACTTGAAAAAATTAGACTAGAAGAACAACAAAAGAAAGATGCAGCTATTGCTTCATCATCTGCTAATATGTTACCCACCAAATCTTCATCTCTTCCACTTCCAACTCCAAATTTTCATCCTTCAACTCAGTCTTCTTCTCCTTCTGCAATTCCATTTCTAGCTGATATTTCATCTCCAACTTTGGTGTTTAGGCCTTCTTCTTCATCACtacaaattattgatattttgaatCCCAACACTGTTCCATTGACAAACCCTGTCGGGTGGTCAACTGCTTCACTTGAAGGCCAAGAAAACGTTCATAAATTGTGGAATTCTTCTGAGTTTAACATTGAAAAAGAGAGTTCTGGGGTGGATCAAGGATCGGCTTTTCTATcgaatttgaatcatttttctCATGAATCAATCCCCATGTGGCCTCTCCCTATTCAAAGAGCAGAACAATTCCAGCATCATCCTTCTTCAGTT GTGAATGAATCATCTGCACTAAATTTTCAGATGGAGCCCCCTTCAAACCAAAGCTATTATGGCAATTACACACCTATGTGGCCCGAGAAGAGAAAG ATGGTTGGCATGAAGAGGTCATATCCCTTTCCTCTAGACAATCCACTAGGTGTCTCATCTCTCCATGGCAAATATCCGCCAATTGTTCATCCTAGAATCAGCAGGTCGGAGGACTCAGCTTCACGTGGCTGTAGTGGTCACACACTCAATTTTGAGCCTGTTGGCACACTTTTAAG AGAAGGCTCTTCATGCTCAACCTTCATGTTGGAGCCCAATAATTCACAGAAaagcataaaagaaaatggaCCTCTTCTCACCTTAGCTCCTCTCACAACAAATTCAATGTCTGAAGGTTCAAAAATAAGGCACCCACAACCTTATCTAGCCTTCCATAGCACTGAATTCCCTGATTTTGAATCACAACCTTATCAG GGAAATGTTGAAGATCCAATTCTTCAGCCCGAACCCGGCAGACCAAGTCATCAGCAACCTTACTATAGCTTCTTCCCACAAGCAGTGGCAGAAATAGACCAAGCCACAGGCAGAGTGAATAACCGTAACAATGGTGAAGTAGGTGAAAGTGTTGATCTCAATTTGaagttataa
- the LOC123220618 gene encoding sodium/calcium exchanger NCL isoform X1, which translates to MATRLNHLLFFLSLSLLSIVAVHSRSVPNSTPSDLLSDGLNPQYLVLNPLSASLGADSTCEETYGFMPCTTTIWGNLFLIIVYGYLMFIAATYLSNGSELLLEILGPGVVGGLFLPILGALPDAMLILVSGLSGTKETAQSQVSVGMGLLAGSTVMLITIIWGSCVIVGKCDIERSVAKDGQNTKGFSLTETGVSTDIWTCYAARIMAISVIPFIVVQIPQILNSTSGRHLAVLIALIVSVLMLIAYCLYQVFQPWIQRRRLAYARHRHVISGVLKHLRMHALGRLLNDRGEANKEVLKKLFDWIDESKDGQLSRSELKALIIGIRFDEINLDMDDAADKLLKDFDSTHDDQINFEEFCDGIEKWLNEANRGKRSADHGSQTSKLSDFHVQTKREHDLLGPDEQSDEVVEAVENRKWTSIKAVLMLLVGTIIAAAFADPLVDAVDNFSDATSIPSFFISFIALPLATNSSESVSAIIFASRKRIRTASLTFSELYGAVTMNNVLCLSVFLALVYLRGLTWDFSAEVLVIVIVCIVMGAFGSFRTTFPLWTSSIAYLLYPFSLALVYVLDYVLGWS; encoded by the exons ATGGCTACTAGGCTAAACCACTTGCTTTTCTTCCTCTCACTATCTCTTCTCTCCATCGTCGCCGTCCATTCTCGATCCGTTCCCAACTCTACCCCATCTGATCTACTCTCCGATGGGCTTAACCCCCAGTATCTTGTGCTTAATCCTCTGTCCGCGTCACTCGGTGCTGATTCCACTTGTGAAGAGACATACGGTTTCATGCCTTGTACTACGACTATTTGGGGTAACTTGTTTTTGATCATCGTTTATGGGTACCTCATGTTCATTGCCGCCACGTATTTGTCTAATGGGAGTGAGCTGTTGTTGGAGATTCTTGGCCCCGGTGTTGTTGGAGGCCTCTTTCTTCCTATCCTCGGAGCGCTTCCCGACGCAATGCTTATTCTTG TGTCTGGACTTTCGGGAACTAAGGAAACTGCTCAAAGTCAGGTCTCAGTGGGAATGGGGTTGCTAGCTGGATCAACTGTCATGCTTATCACTATAATATGGGGATCCTGTGTTATCGTTGGCAAGTGTGACATTGAGCGTTCAGTTGCTAAAGATGGTCAAAATACAAAAGGGTTTAGCTTAACTG AAACTGGTGTTAGTACTGATATTTGGACTTGCTATGCTGCAAGGATAATGGCCATATCTGTGATTCCATTTATTGTTGTTCAAATACCACAGATTCTCAATTCAACTTCAGGAAGACACTTAGCTGTCTTGATTGCGCTAATTGTATCTGTATTGATGCTGATTGCTTACTGCCTTTATCAG GTGTTCCAGCCTTGGATCCAGAGGCGGCGGCTTGCTTATGCAAGGCACAGGCATGTGATATCAGGAGTCTTGAAACATCTGAGAATGCATGCTTTGGGAAGGCTTTTGAATGATAGAGGAGAAGCTAACAAAGAAGTTCTAAAAAA ATTGTTTGACTGGATTGATGAGAGTAAAGATGGACAACTTTCACGTTCTGAATTAAAAGCATTGATCATAGGAATTCGGTTTGACGAGATAAACTTGGATATGGATGATGCTGCGGACAAATTATTGAAAGATTTTGATTCTACTCATGATGATCAAATTAACTTTGAAGAATTCTGTGATGGTATAGAGAAATGGCTCAATGAAGCAAATCGAGGAAAAAGATCTGCTGATCATGGATCTCAGACATCCAAACTAAGTGACTTTCATGTG CAAACAAAGAGGGAGCATGATTTGTTGGGACCCGATGAACAAAGTGACGAGGTTGTTGAGGCTGTTGAAAACCGCAAGTGGACCTCTATTAAAGCAGTGCTGATGCTTTTGGTTGGAACCATTATTGCCGCTGCGTTTGCCGACCCTCTTGTAGATGCCGTTGATAACTTTTCAGATGCAACAAGTATACCTTCGTTCTTTATCTCATTTATTGCATTGCCTTTGGCAACCAACTCAAGTGAATCAGTATCAGCAATCATTTTTGCCAGTCGTAAGAGGATCAGAACTGCCTCATTAACATTTTCTGAG TTATATGGAGCGGTGACAATGAATAACGTCCTTTGCTTATCAGTTTTCTTAGCTCTCGTCTATCTCAGAGGATTAACATGGGACTTCTCAGCCGAAGTGCTGGTTATTGTTATTGTTTGCATTGTGATGGGTGCATTTGGGAGTTTCCGCACAACCTTCCCTCTCTGGACATCTTCAATTGCATACCTCCTATATCCCTTCTCCTTGGCATTGGTCTATGTTCTAGATTATGTTTTAGGTTGGTCATAG
- the LOC123220618 gene encoding sodium/calcium exchanger NCL isoform X2, protein MATRLNHLLFFLSLSLLSIVAVHSRSVPNSTPSDLLSDGLNPQYLVLNPLSASLGADSTCEETYGFMPCTTTIWGNLFLIIVYGYLMFIAATYLSNGSELLLEILGPGVVGGLFLPILGALPDAMLILVSGLSGTKETAQSQVSVGMGLLAGSTVMLITIIWGSCVIVGKCDIERSVAKDGQNTKGFSLTETGVSTDIWTCYAARIMAISVIPFIVVQIPQILNSTSGRHLAVLIALIVSVLMLIAYCLYQVFQPWIQRRRLAYARHRHVISGVLKHLRMHALGRLLNDRGEANKEVLKKLFDWIDESKDGQLSRSELKALIIGIRFDEINLDMDDAADKLLKDFDSTHDDQINFEEFCDGIEKWLNEANRGKRSADHGSQTSKLSDFHQQTKREHDLLGPDEQSDEVVEAVENRKWTSIKAVLMLLVGTIIAAAFADPLVDAVDNFSDATSIPSFFISFIALPLATNSSESVSAIIFASRKRIRTASLTFSELYGAVTMNNVLCLSVFLALVYLRGLTWDFSAEVLVIVIVCIVMGAFGSFRTTFPLWTSSIAYLLYPFSLALVYVLDYVLGWS, encoded by the exons ATGGCTACTAGGCTAAACCACTTGCTTTTCTTCCTCTCACTATCTCTTCTCTCCATCGTCGCCGTCCATTCTCGATCCGTTCCCAACTCTACCCCATCTGATCTACTCTCCGATGGGCTTAACCCCCAGTATCTTGTGCTTAATCCTCTGTCCGCGTCACTCGGTGCTGATTCCACTTGTGAAGAGACATACGGTTTCATGCCTTGTACTACGACTATTTGGGGTAACTTGTTTTTGATCATCGTTTATGGGTACCTCATGTTCATTGCCGCCACGTATTTGTCTAATGGGAGTGAGCTGTTGTTGGAGATTCTTGGCCCCGGTGTTGTTGGAGGCCTCTTTCTTCCTATCCTCGGAGCGCTTCCCGACGCAATGCTTATTCTTG TGTCTGGACTTTCGGGAACTAAGGAAACTGCTCAAAGTCAGGTCTCAGTGGGAATGGGGTTGCTAGCTGGATCAACTGTCATGCTTATCACTATAATATGGGGATCCTGTGTTATCGTTGGCAAGTGTGACATTGAGCGTTCAGTTGCTAAAGATGGTCAAAATACAAAAGGGTTTAGCTTAACTG AAACTGGTGTTAGTACTGATATTTGGACTTGCTATGCTGCAAGGATAATGGCCATATCTGTGATTCCATTTATTGTTGTTCAAATACCACAGATTCTCAATTCAACTTCAGGAAGACACTTAGCTGTCTTGATTGCGCTAATTGTATCTGTATTGATGCTGATTGCTTACTGCCTTTATCAG GTGTTCCAGCCTTGGATCCAGAGGCGGCGGCTTGCTTATGCAAGGCACAGGCATGTGATATCAGGAGTCTTGAAACATCTGAGAATGCATGCTTTGGGAAGGCTTTTGAATGATAGAGGAGAAGCTAACAAAGAAGTTCTAAAAAA ATTGTTTGACTGGATTGATGAGAGTAAAGATGGACAACTTTCACGTTCTGAATTAAAAGCATTGATCATAGGAATTCGGTTTGACGAGATAAACTTGGATATGGATGATGCTGCGGACAAATTATTGAAAGATTTTGATTCTACTCATGATGATCAAATTAACTTTGAAGAATTCTGTGATGGTATAGAGAAATGGCTCAATGAAGCAAATCGAGGAAAAAGATCTGCTGATCATGGATCTCAGACATCCAAACTAAGTGACTTTCAT CAGCAAACAAAGAGGGAGCATGATTTGTTGGGACCCGATGAACAAAGTGACGAGGTTGTTGAGGCTGTTGAAAACCGCAAGTGGACCTCTATTAAAGCAGTGCTGATGCTTTTGGTTGGAACCATTATTGCCGCTGCGTTTGCCGACCCTCTTGTAGATGCCGTTGATAACTTTTCAGATGCAACAAGTATACCTTCGTTCTTTATCTCATTTATTGCATTGCCTTTGGCAACCAACTCAAGTGAATCAGTATCAGCAATCATTTTTGCCAGTCGTAAGAGGATCAGAACTGCCTCATTAACATTTTCTGAG TTATATGGAGCGGTGACAATGAATAACGTCCTTTGCTTATCAGTTTTCTTAGCTCTCGTCTATCTCAGAGGATTAACATGGGACTTCTCAGCCGAAGTGCTGGTTATTGTTATTGTTTGCATTGTGATGGGTGCATTTGGGAGTTTCCGCACAACCTTCCCTCTCTGGACATCTTCAATTGCATACCTCCTATATCCCTTCTCCTTGGCATTGGTCTATGTTCTAGATTATGTTTTAGGTTGGTCATAG
- the LOC123222883 gene encoding protein IQ-DOMAIN 10-like, translating into MGSGDWLRSLVCAKGLKHKQGKVHSASEKSNGETPNDSNGNANGGTQSIPGLPRKSVEDKAASRIQKAFRAYRARKSIRRIRGTGRFNRLIQDQTVQKQASNALSCIHSWCNIQAQIRNRRLCMVMEGRLRQKKLENQLKLEAKLHELEVEWHNGSETMEEILSRIQQREEAAVKRERALAYAFSHQWRANSTQYLGHTYFSICKENWGWSWMERWIAARPWEVRVNAKPINAKKIKTKQVSNGDNVTNQPELKLTLVPNKPASSNGNKTAKAKKSPIQTAENLAAQETQ; encoded by the exons ATGGGTTCAGGGGACTGGCTTAGGTCATTAGTTTGCGCAAAAGGATTGAAACACAAACAAGGAaag GTGCATTCAGCTTCTGAAAAATCAAATGGAGAGACTCCGAATGACTCCAACGGCAACGCAAATGGTGGTACTCAAAGCATTCCTGGTTTACCCAGGAAATCAGTTGAAGATAAAGCTGCAAGTCGGATTCAGAAAGCTTTCCGGGCATATAGG GCAAGAAAGTCGATTCGCCGGATTAGGGGCACAGGGAGATTTAACAGGTTGATCCAAGACCAAACTGTTCAGAAGCAAGCCTCAAATGCATTGAGCTGCATTCATTCATGGTGCAACATACAGGCACAGATAAGAAACCGCAGACTTTGCATGGTGATGGAAGGTCGGCTGAGGCAGAAGAAGCTAGAAAATCAGTTGAAACTGGAGGCTAAACTTCATGAGTTAGAG GTTGAATGGCATAATGGCTCTGAAACCATGGAGGAAATTCTTTCCAGGATACAACAGAGAGAAGAAGCAGCAGTTAAGCGTGAGCGGGCCTTGGCATATGCGTTTTCTCACCAG TGGAGAGCAAACTCTACCCAGTATCTGGGGCATACTTATTTCAGTATTTGCAAAGAGAACTGGGGTTGGAGCTGGATGGAGCGCTGGATTGCAGCAAGACCCTGGGAAGTCAGGGTTAATGCCAAGCCCATCAACGCAAAGAAAATCAAGACAAAGCAGGTAAGCAATGGGGATAATGTCACCAACCAGCCAGAGTTGAAGTTAACACTAGTCCCAAATAAACCTGCTTCATCAAACGGGAATAAAACTGCAAAAGCAAAGAAATCACCCATCCAAACTGCTGAAAACCTAGCTGCCCAAGAGACTCAATAG